Genomic window (Acidimicrobiales bacterium):
AAGGCGCTCGGCGGCGAGGTCGAGGACGGGCACACCCACTAGCCATGCCTGCCACCGGCAACGTCCAGGGCATGGTGGCGCAGCGCCAAGCGCTGTCGCGGTGGCTGCGCGACCTGCCCGCCGACGGGTGGAACGACACCGTGCGCGCCGTCGTCGAGCGGGTGTGCACGCGCTACCTGCGGGCGCTCGACCGCGACGACACCGTCAGCGTGCCCGACGATCGCGCCGCGGCCGCCGACATGCTCGACCGTGTCGGCCAAGGCACGGAGATGACGTTCGCCGACCGGGCCGACGACCGCTGGGAGCTCTCCCGCGACGAGTTCAGGGCCGAGGGCGGCACCACAGAGATGAACATCGACGACGTGATCGCCTCGTTGCACATCGCCGCCGTGGAACTGGGCCGGTTGACCGGCCGGCCCGTGGCGATCCCGCCCGAGGCCCGCGAAGCGGCGGTGGCGGCGGTCGTGTGGCGGGCGTCCGACAAGGTGGAAGCGCCGGTGCGCATCGTGCTCGACACCGGCACCGACTACATGGTCGGGCCGGGCACGCCGGCAGGGGTGCTGGAGACCGACTCCGAGGCCGTGCTGGAGGTGGCAGGCGGCGTGTCGGAACCGAGTGAACTGGCGGCCGCAGGCCGGTGGCGGTTCGAAGGACCGGACGACGCGCGGGAGGCCTTCGAGCGCACCTTCCGCATCGACTACGGCGGCGACTGAAGTCCGTCCCGAGTACATAGCCGGCGATTTTCGCCGGCTATGTACTCGGGACAAAAGGCGGCCCGGCGGCGCAGCCGGGGGGATGGCCGCGCGCGCCGGACCACGTCGGGGTGGAGTCCCCCTCGGACGAAGAACGTCCCAGCCACCAAAAACTGACGGTCCCGTGTGCAACAACTGTGCACACGCACAACAAACAGGTTACTAGGCCGCGCCTACTGCCTGCAGCCGGATCGACGCCCGCCGCAACGCGGCTTCTGCTTCGGCGTCGTCGCCGGCGGCCGCCCGCCGCTGGGCCTCGGCTTGGGCTCGACGGGCCCGCTCCACATCGATCTGCGAGGCCAACTCGGCCACGTCGGACAGGATCGTCACCCGGTCGTTCTTGACCTCGACGAACCCGCCGTGCACGGCGGCCACTTCCTCGCCTGCGCCCGCCTCGGGGAGGATGCGCACCACGCCGATGCCCAGCGCGCCCACGAACGGGGCATGGCCGGTCATAAAGGCGATGTCGCCGCCCGCGGTGCGGGCGATGACGGTGCGCGCTTCCCCGCTGAAGAGGAT
Coding sequences:
- the atpC gene encoding ATP synthase F1 subunit epsilon, whose protein sequence is MTLKVELVSPERILFSGEARTVIARTAGGDIAFMTGHAPFVGALGIGVVRILPEAGAGEEVAAVHGGFVEVKNDRVTILSDVAELASQIDVERARRAQAEAQRRAAAGDDAEAEAALRRASIRLQAVGAA